From a single Bacillus gobiensis genomic region:
- a CDS encoding glycoside hydrolase family 68 protein, translated as MNKFVKKATALTFTTALLVSGGTQAFAQEKDSKDFNESYGISHITREDMSKLPVQHGNEKFEVPKFDEKSIKNIPSAKGLDVWDTWPLQNADGTVAEYKGYEIVFGLAGNPKDSNDTFVYMFYKKKGDNSIENWKNAGKVFKPNDKYAPNDPILDKQSEEWSGSATLTTEGDVRLFYTSRQKMEPEAGQFGKQTLTTAKINVSQPDSDQLKIDGVEDFKTIFDGDGKYYQTVEQAFGNGDYSDNHTLRDPHYIEDNGRKYLVFEANTGTEVGYQGEESLYNKAYYGNSEAYFQAEKTKLLQSDKKDLAEMANGVLGIIEINDDYSVKRVMKPLIASNTVTDEIERANVFKKNGKWYLFTSSRGSKMTTDGVDAKDIYMFGYVSNSLSEGYKPLNDTGMVLHHRLDPKDITWNYAHFVIPQKNSDNFVVTSYMTNRGYFEDHQSTFAPSFQLNIKGSKTSVVKDSILEQGQVTVDGEGKKK; from the coding sequence ATGAACAAGTTTGTAAAGAAAGCAACAGCATTAACCTTTACTACAGCTTTATTAGTCAGTGGCGGAACTCAAGCTTTTGCGCAAGAAAAGGACAGCAAAGATTTCAATGAAAGCTATGGGATTTCTCATATCACACGTGAGGATATGAGTAAATTGCCTGTACAGCATGGCAACGAAAAATTTGAAGTTCCAAAATTCGATGAGAAATCAATCAAAAATATCCCTTCCGCAAAAGGATTAGATGTATGGGATACTTGGCCTCTTCAAAATGCTGATGGAACAGTGGCAGAATATAAAGGCTACGAAATCGTTTTTGGCTTGGCAGGTAACCCTAAAGATTCAAATGATACATTTGTTTACATGTTCTATAAGAAAAAAGGCGACAATTCTATTGAGAACTGGAAAAACGCTGGTAAAGTATTTAAGCCAAATGATAAATACGCACCAAACGATCCGATTCTAGACAAACAATCAGAAGAATGGTCAGGTTCTGCAACCTTAACAACTGAAGGTGATGTTCGCTTATTCTATACAAGCCGTCAGAAAATGGAGCCAGAGGCTGGACAATTTGGTAAACAAACCTTAACAACAGCTAAAATCAATGTATCTCAACCAGATTCTGATCAGCTGAAAATTGATGGTGTAGAAGATTTCAAAACGATCTTTGATGGAGACGGGAAATACTATCAAACTGTTGAGCAAGCTTTCGGTAATGGAGATTATTCTGATAATCATACATTAAGAGACCCTCACTATATTGAAGACAATGGCCGTAAATATCTTGTTTTTGAAGCAAATACTGGGACAGAAGTTGGTTACCAAGGAGAGGAATCTCTGTATAACAAAGCTTACTACGGTAATAGCGAAGCATACTTCCAAGCAGAAAAAACGAAATTGTTGCAAAGTGATAAAAAGGATTTAGCAGAAATGGCAAACGGAGTACTTGGAATTATTGAAATCAATGACGATTATTCTGTAAAGAGAGTAATGAAACCGTTGATTGCATCTAATACTGTAACTGATGAAATTGAAAGAGCCAATGTATTTAAAAAGAATGGCAAATGGTACTTGTTCACAAGTTCTAGAGGATCTAAAATGACTACTGACGGTGTTGATGCTAAAGATATTTACATGTTTGGCTACGTGTCAAATTCTTTATCTGAAGGATACAAACCTTTAAATGATACAGGAATGGTACTGCACCATAGACTTGATCCTAAAGACATTACTTGGAATTACGCACACTTTGTAATTCCGCAAAAGAATAGTGATAATTTTGTTGTCACAAGCTACATGACCAATAGAGGGTATTTTGAAGACCATCAATCTACCTTTGCTCCAAGTTTCCAACTGAACATTAAAGGATCAAAAACATCTGTCGTAAAAGACAGCATCTTGGAACAAGGACAAGTAACAGTTGATGGTGAAGGCAAAAAGAAGTAA